A window of the Dermatophagoides farinae isolate YC_2012a chromosome 2, ASM2471394v1, whole genome shotgun sequence genome harbors these coding sequences:
- the LOC124492632 gene encoding uncharacterized protein LOC124492632, whose protein sequence is MRFLSLYSYSLKKSPKDLRLAIVACRLSLILAIIAFILFLLTVFVLFTNKSNHNYAFSSLLSDQDDGNSLEFAKQSDNFTNLNTPSVHFRTVDFSAIIFLLIGFILYICVTISSIYAYVSYRNYRQSRMVNYEMINRSFDQMYSEQIAKLKIKDPIIVSSNPKSLTEAITVIKVVESRKPTTSMPCTAVLNNNPEHRNKFKFWSRNKHQRQLQNQRRFSYGKAAISKEMTI, encoded by the exons ATGCGTTtcttatcattatattcatattcattgaaaaaatcaccaaAAGATCTCCGATTGGCAATTGTGGCTTGTCGTTTGTCATTAATATTGGCAATCATTgcgttcattttgtttctattaACTGTATTCGTTTTATTCACCAATAAAAGTAATCATAACTAtgctttttcatcattattatctgaTCAAGATGACGGCAATTCATTGGAGTTTGCTAAACAATCCGATAACTTCACCAATCTAAATACCCCTTCTGTGCATTTTAGAACTGTCGATTTTTCCG CAATCATCTTCCTATTGATAGGATTTATATTGTACATTTGTGTGACAATCAGCAGTATTTATGCATATGTATCATATCGAAACTATCGTCAATCACGTATGGTCAACTATGAAATGATAAACCGTTCATTTGATCAGATGTATTCCGAACAAATTGCCAAATTAAAGATCAAAGACCCTattattgtttcatcaaatcCCAAAAGTTTAACAGAAGCCATTACTGTGATCAAAGTTGTGGAAAGCCGGAAGCCAACCACCAGCATGCCGTGCACAGCGgtgttgaataataatcctGAACATAgaaacaaatttaaattctggTCGCGTAACAAACACCAACGTCAACTGCAAAATCAACGAAGATTTAGTTATGGAAAAGCTGCCATCTCCAAAGAGATGACCATTTGA
- the LOC124492581 gene encoding uncharacterized protein LOC124492581 isoform X2 codes for MFSVITTMFQSLSLTYSLKSSALISSEYPSPLSTLKDSKLRQPTIILLVLLLTIIFNQPTTVHSIGTLLHAGPSCIIKPQSRIVNGVNRFLLVDYTQVKHRGICYSTLLCKQKGGVAIGKCGIGNSCCVFPQTCNSISVRNSTYFTSPEYPSLINGSKEIETNHNHYEHQDVNDDLTTINEQSKNDRCSLTIHRMPGIHPICQIRLDIIEYEIEGHHHDDTNMIRYSDIDHGCRYADKQNENASGSPADGTILDWITMRAMRHDHADIIEPLCPSSKVGQYVIVNVQQHIGPFYLTVHTGSWSGRRRWNILINQIECDRSSYQNENEHRILTNTIDT; via the exons ATGTTTTCAGTTATAACGACAatgtttcaatcattatcgttaACTTATTCTTTGAAATCTTCAGCCTTGATATCATCAGAATATCCATCTCCATTATCGACTCTTAAAGATAGCAAATTAAGACAACcaacaattattttattagtattattattaacgaTCATCTTCAATCAACCGACAACGGTACATTCCA TCGGTACATTATTACATGCTGGACCATCATGTATCATCAAACCGCAGTCAAGGATAGTGAATGGGGTTAATCGCTTCCTATTGGTCGACTATACTCAAGTGAAACACCGTGGAATTTGCTATTCAACATTACTTTGCAAACAAAAAGGTGGCGTAGCCATTGGCAAATGTGGAATCGGTAATTCATGCTGTGTCT TCCCACAAACCTGTAACAGTATTTCCGTTCGAAATTCAACCTATTTCACCAGTCCCGAATATCCATCATTAATAAATGGATCCAAAGAAATCGAaacaaatcataatcattatgaacatcaagatgttaatgatgatttgacaaCGATTAACGAGCAATCGAAAAACGATCGATGTTCACTCACAATACATCGAATGCCAGGCATACACCCGATATGTCAAATCAG GTTGGATATTATCGAATATGAGATTgaaggtcatcatcatgatgataccAATATGATCCGCTATTCAGATATTGATCATGGCTGTCGTTATGCTGATAAACAAAACGAGAATGCCTCTGGATCTCCTGCTGATGGTACTATATTGGATTGGATAACTATGAGAGCAATGCGTCATGATCATGCTGATATCATCGAGCCTTTAtgtccatcatcaaaagTAGGGCAATATG TGATTGTCAATGTACAGCAACATATCGGGCCATTCTATTTAACTGTACATACCGGGTCATGGTCAGGCCGTCGTCGTTGGAACATTCTAATCAACCAAATTGAATGTGATCGTAGTAGCTATCAAAATGAGAACGAACATCGAATACTAACGAATACAATAGATACGTAG
- the LOC124492581 gene encoding uncharacterized protein LOC124492581 isoform X1 — MFSVITTMFQSLSLTYSLKSSALISSEYPSPLSTLKDSKLRQPTIILLVLLLTIIFNQPTTVHSINVMLNSHLSVGTLLHAGPSCIIKPQSRIVNGVNRFLLVDYTQVKHRGICYSTLLCKQKGGVAIGKCGIGNSCCVFPQTCNSISVRNSTYFTSPEYPSLINGSKEIETNHNHYEHQDVNDDLTTINEQSKNDRCSLTIHRMPGIHPICQIRLDIIEYEIEGHHHDDTNMIRYSDIDHGCRYADKQNENASGSPADGTILDWITMRAMRHDHADIIEPLCPSSKVGQYVIVNVQQHIGPFYLTVHTGSWSGRRRWNILINQIECDRSSYQNENEHRILTNTIDT; from the exons ATGTTTTCAGTTATAACGACAatgtttcaatcattatcgttaACTTATTCTTTGAAATCTTCAGCCTTGATATCATCAGAATATCCATCTCCATTATCGACTCTTAAAGATAGCAAATTAAGACAACcaacaattattttattagtattattattaacgaTCATCTTCAATCAACCGACAACGGTACATTCCA TAAATGTAATGTTGAATTCTCATTTATCAGTCGGTACATTATTACATGCTGGACCATCATGTATCATCAAACCGCAGTCAAGGATAGTGAATGGGGTTAATCGCTTCCTATTGGTCGACTATACTCAAGTGAAACACCGTGGAATTTGCTATTCAACATTACTTTGCAAACAAAAAGGTGGCGTAGCCATTGGCAAATGTGGAATCGGTAATTCATGCTGTGTCT TCCCACAAACCTGTAACAGTATTTCCGTTCGAAATTCAACCTATTTCACCAGTCCCGAATATCCATCATTAATAAATGGATCCAAAGAAATCGAaacaaatcataatcattatgaacatcaagatgttaatgatgatttgacaaCGATTAACGAGCAATCGAAAAACGATCGATGTTCACTCACAATACATCGAATGCCAGGCATACACCCGATATGTCAAATCAG GTTGGATATTATCGAATATGAGATTgaaggtcatcatcatgatgataccAATATGATCCGCTATTCAGATATTGATCATGGCTGTCGTTATGCTGATAAACAAAACGAGAATGCCTCTGGATCTCCTGCTGATGGTACTATATTGGATTGGATAACTATGAGAGCAATGCGTCATGATCATGCTGATATCATCGAGCCTTTAtgtccatcatcaaaagTAGGGCAATATG TGATTGTCAATGTACAGCAACATATCGGGCCATTCTATTTAACTGTACATACCGGGTCATGGTCAGGCCGTCGTCGTTGGAACATTCTAATCAACCAAATTGAATGTGATCGTAGTAGCTATCAAAATGAGAACGAACATCGAATACTAACGAATACAATAGATACGTAG
- the LOC124492596 gene encoding uncharacterized protein LOC124492596 yields MMDDFVVKINNEGKCILITICQMLSQHIDGAVECFNDNFDVFDCPSTVLAFFHQDPQAFFIAIENESQKVIGVCGAPRCSQQTNFLGLYGIRPEYRSHGIGSILFEQCLNHIQDHNVGLYAVPNMIQKYITKRGFRIREHVSMVNFSGVPKRISQSNRTNIQIIQLCTENIEKFQEKIIKYDEKIQDTSREKLIKFILQDQSYRTCMALDSNDFSIQGFGCLRQHSITKRFYLGPLYSDDADSAQLLIESLIETNFSSIQANGMIWNAIDANQISLDLAKKFDLQEIERCERIFTKHPIRANYQFIYSVFSPDFSL; encoded by the exons ATGATGGACGATTTTGTggtaaaaataaacaacgaAGGCAAATGTATTCTTATTACGATTTGCCAAATGCTATCTCAGCATATTGATGGAGCCGTTGAATgcttcaatgataattttgatgtttttgattgTCCCTCAACCGTATTGGCTTTCTTTCATCAAGATCCGCAGGCGTTTTTCATtgccattgaaaatgaatcccAAAAAGTGATTGGAGTATGCGGTGCGCCTCGTTGTTCACAACAAACCAATTTTTTAGGCCTTTATGGCATACGACCAGAATATCGATCACACGGTATAGGATCCATATTATTTGAACAATGTCTGAACCATATTCAAGATCATAATGTTGGTCTTTATGCCGTACCGaatatgattcaaaaatatataaCAAAAAGAGGATTTCGTATCCGAGAACATGTTTCGATGGTCAATTTTTCGGGAGTACCTAAGAGAATTTCTCAATCCAATCGCACAAATATCCAGATCATCCAATTATGCACTGAAAAtatcgaaaaatttcaagaaaaaatcatcaagtaTGATGAAAAGATTCAAGATACCTCTcgagaaaaattgattaaattcatATTACAAGATCAATCTTATAGAACCTGTATGGCATTAGATTCAAATGACTTTTCAATTCAAG GTTTCGGTTGTCTTCGACAACATTCAATCACCAAACGATTTTATTTGGGTCCATTATACTCGGATGATGCTGATTCTGCCCAATTGTTAATAGAATCATTAATCGAAACTAATTTCAGTTCAATCCAAGCTAATGGGATGATCTGGAATGCCATCGACGCGAATCAGATTTCATTAGATcttgcaaaaaaatttgacctCCAAGAGATCGAACGATGTGAACGAATTTTCACAAAACATCCGATTAGAGCCAActatcaattcatttattcagtTTTCTCTCCagatttttctctttaa
- the LOC124492616 gene encoding motile sperm domain-containing protein 2-like, with protein sequence MFIFILLQFKMPAPPVSALSQLKTLDSNLVILIRNRILAEANQNPNLYEPEDLEQIKKNDWQIQRFLLECKLDTDQSYELLRNSMKWRREEGIYQSSLVDFPAEYYQSGYIFRHGRDKNDAIVLYFRANIHRKTNEWNSRLKKFFIYQVEQIDRDCDGKGVTLVIDCSNIGVSNVDMDMLKFIVTSFSKYYPKLFDAIIIHQLPFLLQYIFKLIQTWLPEDDRKFFHMTNKKTLTDFIDQSQLPSFLLNIDVPNEQWRLLPATTNSMGPILPAEQFVQHYGSKFDLNNPNDSEKLGYLKNYIQ encoded by the exons ATgttcatatttattttattacaaTTCAAAATGCCAGCACCGCCAGTGAGTGCGTTGTCCcaattgaaaacattagATTCAAATTTGGTAATACTGATTAGAAATCGTATTCTTGCCGAAGCTAACCAAAATCCAAATCTTTATGAGCCTGAAGATTtggaacaaatcaaaaaaaatgattggcaAATTCAACGTTTTCTGTTGGAATGTAAGTTGGACACGGACCAATCCTACGAACTGCTTCGAAACTCCATGAAATGGCGTCGAGAGGAAGGTATTTATCAAAGTTCGCTGGTAGATTTCCCAGCAGAGTATTACCAGAGTGGTTATATTTTTCGCCATGGTcgtgataaaaatgatgctaTCGTTCTTTATTTTCGTGCCAACATTCATcgcaaaacaaatgaatggaattccagattgaaaaaatttttcatctatcAAGTTGAGCAAATTGATCGTGATTGTGATGGTAAAG gcGTTACATTAGTAATAGATTGCTCAAATATTGGGGTATCGAATGTTGATATGGACATGTTGAAATTTATTGtaacatcattttcaaaatattatcctaaattatttgatgcaatcattattcatcagTTGCCGTTTTTGTTGCAATACATATTTAAATTAATACAAACATGGCTACCCGAAGATGataggaaattttttcatatgacCAACAAGAAAACGTTGACCGATTTCATAGATCAAAGTCAGTTGCCATCATTTTTGCTGAATATCGATGTACCCAATGAACAATGGCGTTTATTGCCAGCCACAACTAATTCTATGGGTCCGATTTTACCTGCTGAACAATTCGTGCAACATTATGGAtcgaaatttgatttgaacaaTCCAAACGATAGTGAAAAATTGGGTTATctaaaaaattatatacaataa
- the LOC124492627 gene encoding uncharacterized protein LOC124492627 → MPSEIPNFIIRAMNLYDNDDVLALCHDANIYLGDQVNVTIMKIDHNCLHVAEDIDSGKVIGVCSGFNINSKCATFGEYSIAPRYRRFGIGNLLWSRSIAHCSNRNCAILASPKNVFKYREKSGFGVIPSRKLVQYCGYPQLFMLNKYHEDCDFEWINVYNLPDVIAYDEQVCGFNRAQFIQYSNGESSSVGMMARDIHSGKVMGYGIFRRSNLFSTIIPQPLYATSIEIAEALMYNALQKFAGFDKVVMECWDINVEATTLATHKLGLDLVKTLNIMFTENDIGANFGNIICNSPSPFYPF, encoded by the exons ATGCCATCTGAAATAccgaatttcatcattcgtGCAATGAATTTgtacgataatgatgacgttCTAGCATTGTGTCATGATGCCAACATATATTTGGGTGATCAAGTTAATGTGActataatgaaaattgaccACAATTGTCTTCATGTCGCTGAAGACATTGATAGCG GCAAAGTCATCGGTGTTTGCAGTGGATTTAACATAAACTCTAAATGTGCTACATTTGGTGAATATTCTATTGCACCTCGATATCGACGGTTCGGCATTGGAAATTTATTATGGAGCCGTAGTATCGCGCATTGTTCCAATCGTAACTGTGCAATTCTGGCGTCAccgaaaaatgttttcaaatatCGAGAAAAGTCTGGTTTTGGTGTGATACCGTCTCGCAAATTAGTGCAATATTGTGGCTACCCTCAATTGTTTATGCTAAACAAATATCATGAAGATTGTGATTTCGAATGGATCAATG TTTACAATCTACCCGATGTGATTGCCTACGATGAACAAGTTTGTGGATTCAATCGTGCACAGtttattcaatattcaaatggAGAATCCAGTTCGGTTGGAATGATGGCTAGAGATATACACAGCGGTAAAGTCATGGGATATGGTATATTTCGTCGATCGAATCTATTCTCAACAATCATTCCACAGCCATTGTATGCAACTTCGATCGAAATAGCAGAAGCATTAATGTATAATGCTTTGCAAAAATTTGCCGGATTCGATAAAGTTGTTATGGAATGTTGGGATATCAATGTCGAAGCGACTACATTGGCTACACATAAACTTGGATTAGATCTGGTGAAAACTTTGAACATAATGTTCACCGAAAATGATATTGGAGCCAATTTCGGCAATATTATATGTAATAGTCCTTCTCCATTTTATCCATTCTAG